tatttttattttaatttacttttcgCACAGTTACTGGGCATTTGTCACTCCTGTGTTAAATTCTGCTCTTTGTTTGGTATGTGTACATTTGTATCTCCACTTGTTTCGCAAATTTAGTATCTTGATACTACACTATGAACAGAGCTTTTGCAGATTTCTCTCTTCAACCTTTAGAAAAACAACTGTACTTGTTCCATGGGACTGCAGTAGAAATTTGTCTCTGATCTTAAAAGCCTTATTTACCGGCAGATACCCTCTAAGAATTTACAGTCTCCTTGGCAAAGTTACCTCATTCAATGTTGAGAGTGGCTGCCATAAGGGGAGCTCAATTACAAAGTCAGAGGTCTCTTAGGGACAGGATGGCATCATGGTACGAGATAGCACAGGGATGGAATATGCTGGTCCTTCATCTCCGGCAACTGACATCTGAATAGAAATGATTAGTGCAGCTATTCCCTAGTTATCTTCAGTGGACATGAAATCCAACCACAAAACCAGTGCAGAGATCTTGCACCTGGCAGGCTTGGGTCATGAAGGCAGTGCTTGAGTGAGCAGAAGATCAGGGCTGATCAATGAAAACAGAGCTAGTGTATACCAAGATCCCTCACAGCCTTGACAAGTCTCTTTGATAAAGACTATTTGTCCCTTGCTTTCATAACCATAGATGTTTTCAGACCTGTTGAAAATAGCTGACAAATATTCCCCTGGGGTGATAAGAAACCATGGCTGGTTACCAGAAAGACTGGAACAGAGTAACACCACTCTCTCATGTCTTGAAACCATCTGAAGACCCTCTTAATGATTGCAGAAGCAATGGGTTCTGTGCTATACTATTTCTGCTAGTTGGCAGAGGAGTACATCATGAACAATGAAATCTCAGGGTTACAGGCAGTGAACAGAGGGGTTCCTGAATGAATTTGGGAGGCTTCAGAGCAGTACTTCTCTGTTTTTACAGccaagtatttttattctgtgagaTTGAGAccaagggattttaaaaaaaaaaaaaagggtgtaAGAGTGTAATGGATCTTGggtattttaatttcatctgaAATAGCTCTGTGCAAATTTTTGCTAATACACAACCccccacaaaaccaaataaaactgtttttctcaCAGAAGATAGGGTTTGGAAGCTGATTCATATTTTACATGGATTCAAATATAAAGGGATACTGTTAAGACTGTTCCATTGCTGCACAGATGAGTTGATAGATACCAGAATTTCAACTGATGGCTTCAGTTTGAAGCTTTCCTTGTAACTAAGAACAGCAGGATTTGACTTTAAATCAGGATTTTTACTCCTAATAATGTAAAAAGAGCTTGAAATCTTTTCTCTAGTTAAGTACATTTGTTGAATATCTGGGGTTAGTTTATTATATGAGAGGATTCcaagcttttgttttcaaatacaaatattGATAAAATTAGATGTTATTCTACAATATCAGAAACATAAGTAAAAGAACTTCAGgccagaataaagaaaaaaaagctgtgataGTAATTCCTAGTACAAATTAAATTGAAGAGGCTATCTGCATTGTTCTGTATGAGAGAACTACATACAATGTTCTAAATTTCCTAATATTGCACTATTCTGAAAGGcttttcagctgtgaaaaaaatatttagtccTGCAAACGCTATTCCTTCCAGGGGATGGTGTCCTTTGTGACCAATTCTGCTTATTTACACTCTCATATATTGTTTATCTTTAATGTGTTGCATGTTTGAAGGAGAATCAGGAATTCACCCAGTCTTCCTTAAATTCTTGCTAGATTTTATGTTAATTTAATCCCTTATTTCTTTAGCTATTTAATACAAAGGTTAATTTCACTGTCATTAAAGacagtttctttttcctgtttttatgaTCTTCTCACTGTTATTATTCTTGCCACTGAAATTTCCTTTCTAGCCATAATGAACACTCAGAGCATTCCTTTGAGAGAAGCAGGGAATGAATACATTTTCTATTTCCCTAATCAGGACCCTGTCATTACTATCACTGAAAGCCAGAGAAACAGATGAAGAATGACAGAGTTACAcgagaaagaaaaaggacatttgcaaagtgattctgtgatcacagTCATTTGTAATAACACTCTGGATGCTGGCATGGCAATCTAATTGCACACTAAAGCCTGTAGTGTAAACTCAGCTACTAGTTGCATTACACAATGCTGATGCTTCAGTCACAATTGAGGCAAATATGAACAGAAATTTGGAAAGTCTTTGCTACTGTGGAATAATTCATACCACTCATCAGTATGtcaattttcaatttaattttacatttttgaaaCAGGCACAGTGATTCAATTCTTGAAGAAAAAGTATCCTTGGAAAATAATCATGTTTTGCAAATGAAGTAAACAAAAGGAGGATAAATTTTTATTCTATCACTTTTGACAGTATCCTCTTATACGAAAGACTAAATAAATTCTAAAGGCAAAATTCTTTCCCCGTGTGCATTACAATAGCTCCAGCATATACCTACCaaatttcatattattttccattaaattacATCTGCAATATCACAAAGGCTGATTCATCTTTTGGTCTCAGATAAGTCACTTCCAGCAAACAGGCATGATGATAGCAAGACAGAAACCTCCAAACAATCTCTGAATTAAGAATGTGTTCAGTAGACACACTTGGAGATTTCTTATCCTGAAACCTGTATGTCACATAATGGAGAAGAACAGGACATGGAAATTTTATCTGAAGGCTAAATTAAAATCCCCCTGCAGAAATCTGCTTGAGGAGCAGAACaatggggaagaaggaaggCCGGGACTGGTACAATGCAAAAATTTTAAGTGACAGTCCCCAAAAAAGTCAAGAGGTCTTCCATCAGGAGGTGTGCTCTTCACATCATCCCACCCTCTGGTGGTGTTCTCTCCCTAGCTATTTCACTCGATTCACGTTGTTTCAACACCCACTGAAATGGTTCACACTGTTTCACTGTTATTACTGTTACTTTTTTACCTATCCACACTTGTCTCTGCCAGTCTGTTGTTCATAATTGCTAGGGCTCCAACCCCACCAGAGAATCCATTTTGCTTAGAATTAGAGCTCATTTGTCTTGGATATCCATTAGCAGTTTCTGACAGCTGTTTCTGCATGATGGCCAGCGACACTTTGTTGGAGGCGAGGAAATCTTTCATGGAGATCATCTCTCCTGACAGACGGCGTCCGTCGGTGTCGCTCTCATTGACAGCGTCAGTCTCGATGGAGATGTTTCTCCGGCTGCGCACATTTCCTGGCATTACCACGTTCCTCCGTGAACGAAATAATCTTCTTTGGCATCTGTGGCAGCACTTGCAGGCGATCTTCTTTAATATCCAGTTTATGGACTGCTTGATGACAATAGAGATCACATTAAATAAGGAATAGATGCAGCACACCCCCATGAGTATGAAGACAAAGTTGCCAAAGCGGTAAAGGCCTTGGCTCTCATACCTGATGTTCTGGCTACTGACCAGATCACCAAAACCAATGGTGCTGAAGGccacaaagcagaaataaagtgAGTCAAAGTAACTCCACCCTTCAATCGGTGTGTACAttgcagaggcacagcaggaaatgatGAGGGATGCTACACATAAAATCAGCATAACATAGTACACAGAGGGCTTCCAGCCCGCCAGGCTGTCCACCTCCGAGGTCCCCGAGCCCCGCCGGCCGTTGTGAGGGAGAACCCCTTTCCTCCTCAGCTGTCTTTCGTGGCAGGACTTCATGACGTAAGCTATGACAGTGATCAAGCGCTCCAGGAACAGGTTAAAGAACAAAATGGTCCCTGCACATCCTATAAGGCCgtaaaatatcagaaaaattttGCCTCCAATGGTGGCTGGGGTGGTCATACCAAaccctggaaaacaaaaaagaacaattgAAAAAAGTAAACCTGTAGGTACCATGTTAGTTAGGACTTTCATCACGTGCAAGACCGATGAATTGGTAGCAattccctgtggcacagcccagctttgAGAAAAAATATACTCTCCCCAGATGTTACCCACTTGTGCTTGACCATGTCCGAGCTGTAAGGGGAAGGAACACATGTCAGCATTTCCTCCAGAAtcagaatgaaacaaaaagcagaacGAAACACATGGACAGGAATAGACAGTTTAGAGGAGGTCTGAATTTTGGTCTGGTTGCTAGGTTCACTCTTTCTTTGTGCTTTGGATTGTTTCCAGGCTTTGGGATTATTGCAGTCGCTTTCTTCTATCCTTTCTGCACCATGGTCCTGTCCCAGGGGTGGTTCTTGGCTTCCAGAGATCCATCTGCACCAAGTCTTTGGAACACAAGGTGAAATTTCTCTGAGGCTCACTTGGCTCCTGGTGTTAGTGCAGGTGGTACATCACCCAGCACTCAGCACCCACTGTAGCCTGGCTGTGGAAGTCCAGGCTGGGAGCCCACATCACAGGACAAAGCCCCTGACAGCCCCTCATGAGTGTCCCAGCAGGAATTAAAGATGCCCTGCATCTGACTCAGCTGTCTGTCCCTCACCCCTCCAGCTCGAGCCCCACTAACAGCAGCACCAGGTGTGGGCTCTCCAGGGTCACTGCACTTTTGCCTGAATCCACAATAAAACATCAAGTGGTCCTACAGGAGGCTCCAGCCTCCTCACTAAATTTCTGTGCTAGGGAGAGCtgaactgcagctctgtggtgtgGAAAACAACATGACAAGTGACAAACCACAGACAAAACATTCTTCACaagaactttttccttttgttgccTTTGGCACACAAATACTTCCTCTTGCTTTCAACCCTCCCTTTCTGTTCCATGACTTGATCCCTCTATAATTCTagttttaatgaatattttccaTGTAGGCTGGCTTATATGCAAGTCATGACCTCCGCCATGtgaacagacacaaaaaaacccaatggaCAAGAGGAATCTCTCCGCAGTTGGTGAGGTCGGCCCGAAAaagctgtggggagggaagtGAGGGGCTGCCAtgtccctgccccaccctgTTCCTTGAAAAAGGGAAGCAGCTGTAGGCTGGGCAGAGATGGAAAGATGGGGAGCCCCTGGCACAAGGTAAAGAGCAATTAGAGATTGGCAGGCATCTCCTACAGCATAAAGCAAATTCCCTGGAAAGAGAAATGCAGTTAAGGCTCACACTCCTAGAGCAGCTCTATGCCTTTGGGCTGCTTCCCACAGGTCCCTCTCAGGATCCTGATGCCATCATGGCCAGAGCCTGAACTCCTCAGGTTGTTTCTTTGGCTGACTGGATTTTGTTGCTGGGTTTGTTCTGCAATCCAATGGCAAATGCTTTTCAAAGCCACTCAGTATGCATTCCAGGGAATCATGGTGAGCTATGAATAAATGACTTAGTGAGCAATTAAAGCACCAGTGTGGCCCACAGAGCACAACAGTGAAAGAGCAAGAAATTACATTGCAGATTGGGAAGCAAACACAGAATGAAATGATGAAATCATATAAAAGAGGAAATAACAGCAGTGACTGACACTTGGAGActatttgaaaatacaaaattgctTCTTGtgatgaataaaaaaaaaaggacacaactgcaggaaaaaaatgccgGTGATTTTATGGTATGAGAGAATACTGATTAAGTTtagtgaattttattttacaaattggGTGATATTTCTTGAAATCC
This region of Catharus ustulatus isolate bCatUst1 chromosome 6, bCatUst1.pri.v2, whole genome shotgun sequence genomic DNA includes:
- the KCNK13 gene encoding potassium channel subfamily K member 13; translated protein: MACRGACCCSSAGRLNADNARFLLLAVLIVLYMLCGAAVFSAIELPTEREAKERWEERLENFTRRHNLSRAELRHFLREYEEASVAGIRVDDIRPRWDFTGAFYFVGTVVSTIGFGMTTPATIGGKIFLIFYGLIGCAGTILFFNLFLERLITVIAYVMKSCHERQLRRKGVLPHNGRRGSGTSEVDSLAGWKPSVYYVMLILCVASLIISCCASAMYTPIEGWSYFDSLYFCFVAFSTIGFGDLVSSQNIRYESQGLYRFGNFVFILMGVCCIYSLFNVISIVIKQSINWILKKIACKCCHRCQRRLFRSRRNVVMPGNVRSRRNISIETDAVNESDTDGRRLSGEMISMKDFLASNKVSLAIMQKQLSETANGYPRQMSSNSKQNGFSGGVGALAIMNNRLAETSVDR